One Solibacillus sp. FSL R7-0668 genomic region harbors:
- a CDS encoding Fe-S cluster assembly protein HesB yields the protein MKISPEGKQFVEQVLAQAEGATLRFYGVAGCCGMNLGAEIAQAQEADTVETVEGVNIAVDPQIASQLADVTIHAEEENGQLGLVLLGYEQKSC from the coding sequence GTGAAGATCAGTCCAGAAGGTAAACAATTTGTAGAGCAAGTATTAGCACAAGCAGAAGGTGCAACATTACGTTTTTACGGTGTAGCAGGTTGTTGTGGAATGAATCTTGGTGCAGAAATAGCACAAGCACAAGAAGCAGATACAGTCGAAACGGTTGAAGGTGTGAACATCGCCGTAGATCCACAAATTGCGTCTCAGTTAGCAGATGTAACGATTCATGCGGAAGAAGAAAATGGTCAGCTTGGCTTAGTGTTACTGGGCTACGAGCAAAAAAGTTGCTAA
- a CDS encoding arsenic resistance protein produces MLSREKLENNQVFVYIFTLLIAVGFGLLAPNSSSMLDVTISVVIGLLMYSMFSQIPFMSLKDSLSNRRFMIALCIVNYIAVPIVVWLLALFLPEYSPLLLGVYLVLLTPCIDYVIVFTALGRGNEKAMLIATPILFITQMLLLPIYLWLFIGEEASKLIEVTPFVEAFLGLIVLPLGVAIGIQLLAKKKKFGNQLLEISAWLPVPFMALTLFVVVASQINKLTDSVEWIVTVIPLYIAFMVIMPFISKLIGQWMKLDVKTGRALIFSGSTRNSLVVLPFALALPSEVSTIVAAIIVTQTIVEIIGELLYIRLIPNVVLRD; encoded by the coding sequence ATGCTTTCAAGAGAAAAACTAGAAAATAATCAAGTATTCGTCTATATCTTTACTTTACTTATCGCTGTAGGCTTTGGATTACTGGCACCTAATAGTTCAAGTATGCTTGATGTGACAATTTCGGTTGTCATTGGTTTATTAATGTACAGTATGTTTTCACAAATTCCTTTTATGTCACTAAAGGATTCGCTTTCTAATCGTCGCTTTATGATAGCGCTTTGTATTGTAAATTATATAGCGGTACCAATAGTTGTATGGCTATTAGCATTATTTTTACCAGAGTATTCACCACTATTATTAGGGGTATACCTTGTGCTGCTAACACCATGTATTGATTATGTGATTGTCTTTACAGCATTAGGGCGAGGGAATGAAAAAGCGATGCTCATTGCGACACCGATTTTATTTATTACCCAAATGCTACTGTTACCCATTTATTTATGGTTATTTATTGGGGAGGAAGCATCGAAGTTGATAGAAGTGACACCCTTTGTCGAAGCATTTTTAGGATTAATTGTGTTACCGTTAGGGGTTGCAATTGGTATTCAGTTACTAGCGAAGAAGAAGAAATTCGGGAATCAACTGCTAGAAATCTCAGCATGGCTACCTGTTCCGTTTATGGCCCTTACACTTTTTGTTGTTGTGGCTTCACAAATCAATAAGTTAACAGATTCAGTTGAATGGATTGTAACAGTCATTCCTCTGTATATCGCATTTATGGTGATCATGCCTTTCATCTCTAAGTTAATTGGGCAGTGGATGAAACTTGACGTGAAAACAGGTCGTGCGTTAATCTTTAGCGGCTCGACACGAAATTCACTTGTGGTCTTGCCATTTGCTTTAGCTTTACCGAGCGAGGTGAGCACAATTGTTGCAGCAATTATTGTGACCCAAACGATTGTCGAAATAATAGGTGAGCTCCTATACATACGTTTGATTCCAAATGTCGTTTTACGTGATTAA
- a CDS encoding NAD(P)-binding domain-containing protein → MNIPLTIKTQNISCCAPAPEPTTSCCGPVEDTQKESLPKETPFKLNKSYPVAILGAGPVGLAAAAHLSLANEAFIVLEKGAEVAENIKSWQHVRLFSPWQYNVDKAAKQLLLKSSWTMPEEDLLPTGQEIREAYLQPLANLPEIKPFISFNTTVVGISKKNHDKMKSANRESAPFVLYTEQNGETKRILASAVIDATGTWATPNPVHADNVWTSAEQKLTDKIFYGIPNVEALKERYTGKRIAVIGGGHSAINTILELEKLEDVEITWILRKKRVEDAYGGEEKDALAARGELGSRIHTLVDNGKVKVFTPFYIEELKQTSAGIIIKGEGVTGEQRLPEVDEIIANTGSRPDFSFLKEIRLSIDGAVESIEALAPLIDPNEHSCGTVRPHGELELRHPETGFYIVGMKSYGRAPTFLMATGYEQVRSVVAYLTGDIEAARKVELDLPETGVCSLDLNSNSTSNCC, encoded by the coding sequence ATGAATATACCATTAACAATTAAAACGCAAAATATAAGCTGTTGTGCACCTGCACCTGAGCCAACTACTTCTTGCTGTGGGCCTGTAGAAGATACACAAAAAGAGTCACTTCCTAAAGAAACACCTTTTAAATTAAATAAATCGTATCCTGTTGCGATCCTTGGAGCGGGTCCAGTCGGTTTAGCTGCTGCTGCTCACCTTTCATTAGCAAATGAAGCATTCATTGTGCTTGAAAAGGGCGCTGAGGTTGCTGAAAACATTAAATCTTGGCAGCACGTTCGTCTATTTTCACCATGGCAATACAATGTTGACAAAGCTGCTAAACAATTACTACTGAAATCTAGTTGGACGATGCCAGAAGAAGACCTCCTACCAACAGGTCAAGAAATTCGTGAGGCGTATTTACAGCCACTAGCCAATTTACCTGAGATCAAACCATTTATTTCGTTTAATACAACAGTTGTAGGCATTAGTAAAAAAAATCATGATAAAATGAAGTCTGCAAATCGTGAATCTGCTCCGTTTGTACTTTATACAGAACAAAATGGTGAAACAAAGCGTATTCTTGCAAGTGCTGTCATCGATGCGACGGGTACGTGGGCAACTCCGAATCCTGTTCACGCTGACAACGTGTGGACATCAGCTGAACAAAAGCTTACTGACAAAATCTTTTATGGCATTCCAAATGTTGAAGCATTAAAAGAACGCTACACAGGCAAACGCATCGCTGTTATCGGTGGTGGACACTCAGCTATTAATACGATTTTAGAGTTAGAGAAGCTTGAGGACGTTGAAATTACATGGATTTTACGTAAAAAACGTGTAGAAGATGCGTATGGTGGTGAAGAAAAGGATGCACTTGCTGCTCGTGGCGAATTAGGCAGTCGCATTCATACATTAGTTGATAATGGTAAAGTAAAGGTCTTTACCCCATTCTATATCGAGGAACTTAAACAAACATCAGCTGGTATCATCATTAAAGGTGAAGGCGTAACGGGTGAACAACGCCTTCCAGAAGTAGATGAAATCATTGCGAATACAGGTAGTCGTCCAGACTTCTCGTTCCTAAAAGAAATTCGCTTATCGATTGATGGGGCCGTTGAAAGTATCGAAGCATTAGCACCCCTGATTGATCCAAACGAGCATAGCTGTGGTACGGTTCGTCCACATGGCGAGCTCGAATTACGTCACCCTGAAACTGGCTTTTATATTGTCGGTATGAAAAGCTACGGGCGTGCGCCAACCTTCTTAATGGCGACTGGCTATGAGCAAGTTCGTTCTGTGGTTGCGTACCTTACAGGTGATATTGAAGCTGCTCGTAAAGTAGAGCTAGACCTACCGGAAACGGGTGTATGTAGTTTAGATTTAAATAGTAATAGCACTTCAAATTGCTGTTAA
- a CDS encoding MarR family winged helix-turn-helix transcriptional regulator: MENKREIFHILTRRFGLLNKNCCSVGSFEISTVQSHILYEIDKQHTPSMQQIAETLAMDITTFSRQIQTLIKMDLVKKTASEQDKRVSILDLTTQGKFIATSIDESMNAYLEEVFSHMNDFEKETVLRSIQLLNEAMSKSTVCCTPIF; this comes from the coding sequence ATGGAAAACAAACGTGAGATCTTTCATATACTAACAAGACGATTTGGCTTACTTAATAAAAATTGTTGTTCTGTTGGTAGCTTTGAAATTTCTACTGTACAGAGCCATATTTTATACGAAATTGATAAACAACATACACCTTCCATGCAACAAATTGCAGAAACGTTAGCTATGGACATTACAACATTCAGCAGACAAATTCAAACGTTAATTAAAATGGATTTAGTGAAAAAAACAGCCTCTGAACAAGATAAACGAGTGTCTATTTTAGATTTGACAACACAAGGAAAGTTCATCGCTACTTCAATCGATGAATCGATGAACGCCTATTTAGAAGAAGTGTTCTCTCATATGAATGATTTTGAAAAAGAAACGGTCCTTCGGTCAATTCAGCTTCTAAATGAAGCCATGTCTAAATCGACGGTATGTTGTACCCCGATTTTCTAA
- a CDS encoding recombinase family protein, which yields MIYGYQRPLYNDENMQKQTEALLKCDRVFTEAHGRAKKRTALEELLMEIKAGDTIQVLCFFSIADTTKHLEELLKICKRDKVVLHFLEENMTSTQILETSLEQILAFFISFQSDIVKQSTTLGMAEAKAKGKSFGRPKKSDDNVKKAIEMYQSGKFTLLDIKNETGISKSTLYRYLEALES from the coding sequence ATGATTTACGGCTATCAACGACCATTATATAACGATGAAAATATGCAAAAACAAACAGAAGCACTACTGAAATGTGATCGTGTTTTCACTGAGGCTCATGGCCGAGCAAAGAAACGCACGGCTTTAGAAGAATTACTTATGGAAATAAAGGCTGGCGATACGATTCAAGTACTTTGCTTTTTTAGCATTGCAGATACAACTAAGCATTTAGAGGAGCTTTTAAAAATTTGTAAACGTGACAAAGTCGTTCTGCACTTTTTAGAAGAAAATATGACGTCAACTCAAATCCTTGAAACATCACTTGAACAAATACTTGCATTTTTTATCTCTTTCCAAAGTGATATCGTGAAACAGTCTACAACACTAGGCATGGCTGAAGCCAAAGCAAAGGGAAAATCATTTGGACGCCCTAAAAAATCTGATGACAACGTCAAAAAAGCCATTGAAATGTATCAATCGGGCAAGTTTACATTACTTGATATTAAAAATGAAACAGGCATTAGTAAATCGACACTTTATCGCTATTTAGAAGCATTAGAATCGTAA
- a CDS encoding SulP family inorganic anion transporter encodes MQSLQQQWFGNVRGDILSGIVVALALIPEAIAFSIIAGVDPMVGLYASFSIAVIIAFVGGRPGMISAATGAMALVIVDLVADHGLQYLLAATILTGILQVLFGVFGIAKLMRFIPNAVMIGFVNALAILIFMAQVPHFLEEGTLTYIFIAITLVIVYVVPRYVKAIPAPLIAIVLLTAVAIMMNLEMKTIGDLGSITQSLPSFFIPDVPFNFETLAIIFPYALALALVGLMESLMTAQIVDDMTDTKSNKNQEARGQGIANVVTGFFGGMAGCAMIGQSIINVKSGGRGRLSSLVAGIFLMFLILVLGNVVIDIPMPVLVGIMIMVSIGTFDWGSFKYVAKAPRTDAIVMLVTVAAVVYTHNLAIGVVLGVILSALFFVASISKVRIQQNNGVFIVEGPLFFASTQNFIQTIEEAKETNVTIDLSSSHLWDESAVGAVVKVVTKLEEQGKTVQVIGMNPASEKIYKQLLGMSSAH; translated from the coding sequence ATGCAAAGTTTACAGCAACAATGGTTTGGTAACGTGCGAGGGGACATCTTGTCAGGGATTGTCGTCGCCTTAGCACTGATACCAGAAGCTATTGCCTTTTCCATTATTGCCGGTGTGGACCCAATGGTTGGTCTTTATGCATCTTTTTCAATTGCTGTTATTATAGCATTTGTTGGGGGAAGACCGGGAATGATTTCTGCTGCAACGGGTGCAATGGCTTTAGTCATTGTCGATTTAGTAGCAGATCATGGCTTACAGTATTTATTAGCTGCAACGATTTTAACAGGGATACTTCAAGTGTTATTCGGCGTGTTTGGTATCGCGAAGTTAATGCGTTTTATCCCAAATGCCGTTATGATTGGTTTTGTGAATGCACTAGCAATCTTAATTTTTATGGCACAGGTACCACATTTTCTAGAAGAGGGAACGCTAACATATATTTTTATAGCAATCACACTGGTCATTGTTTATGTCGTGCCCCGTTATGTTAAAGCGATTCCAGCTCCTTTGATTGCGATTGTATTATTAACAGCTGTCGCAATTATGATGAATTTAGAAATGAAAACGATTGGTGATTTAGGGTCGATTACACAAAGCTTACCGAGCTTCTTTATACCAGACGTACCATTTAACTTTGAAACATTAGCCATTATTTTCCCTTACGCATTAGCACTTGCGTTAGTTGGCTTAATGGAATCACTGATGACAGCTCAAATTGTAGACGATATGACGGATACGAAGTCAAATAAAAATCAAGAAGCTCGTGGACAAGGGATTGCCAATGTTGTAACAGGCTTCTTTGGTGGGATGGCTGGTTGTGCGATGATTGGTCAATCGATTATTAACGTCAAATCTGGTGGACGAGGTCGTTTATCTTCACTTGTTGCCGGGATCTTCTTAATGTTCTTAATTTTAGTGCTTGGAAACGTGGTTATTGATATTCCAATGCCTGTATTAGTCGGTATTATGATCATGGTAAGTATCGGTACGTTTGATTGGGGTTCATTTAAATACGTGGCAAAAGCACCTCGAACAGATGCCATTGTGATGCTTGTAACAGTTGCAGCAGTAGTCTATACACATAATCTAGCGATTGGTGTAGTACTCGGCGTCATCTTAAGTGCCTTATTCTTCGTAGCATCCATTTCAAAGGTTCGCATTCAACAGAATAACGGTGTGTTTATAGTGGAAGGACCTTTATTCTTCGCATCGACACAAAACTTTATTCAAACGATTGAGGAAGCGAAAGAAACGAACGTGACGATTGATTTATCAAGTAGCCATTTATGGGACGAATCAGCGGTAGGCGCTGTTGTGAAGGTCGTTACTAAGCTAGAAGAGCAAGGGAAAACAGTTCAAGTGATTGGAATGAATCCTGCTAGTGAAAAAATCTATAAACAATTACTTGGCATGAGTAGTGCACATTAA
- a CDS encoding universal stress protein, with protein MYQHILLAVDGSDNAVRAAKEAVKIASNDSLIEMVYVADFDKAKTEMLHAGSSESLLLERKRKIAPVEEVLRAADKHFKLTILHGTPGPEIVKYANENKVDIVVIGSRGLNGLQEMVLGSVSHKVMKRVQCPALIVK; from the coding sequence ATGTATCAACACATTTTATTAGCCGTCGACGGTTCTGACAATGCTGTACGTGCGGCAAAGGAAGCGGTAAAGATTGCTTCAAATGATTCATTAATTGAAATGGTGTATGTCGCTGATTTCGACAAAGCGAAAACGGAAATGTTACATGCAGGGTCTAGTGAAAGTTTACTGCTAGAACGTAAACGTAAAATAGCACCTGTTGAGGAAGTGCTACGAGCAGCTGACAAGCACTTTAAATTAACAATCTTGCATGGCACACCGGGTCCTGAAATCGTGAAGTATGCTAATGAAAATAAAGTAGATATCGTGGTGATCGGTAGCCGAGGGTTAAATGGCTTACAAGAGATGGTTCTGGGTAGCGTAAGTCATAAAGTGATGAAACGTGTACAATGCCCTGCATTAATTGTGAAATAA
- a CDS encoding helix-turn-helix domain-containing protein, with amino-acid sequence MKSLYVVIGERIQNYLVQLKISQKEFAEQINVSPQVMNKIIQGKKAINAIEIQQIANALSISTNDLVGEVQPNEPITDPVLFMVGKTENEQTKEKLRFLDHVMDQMLRIEEIAK; translated from the coding sequence ATGAAATCATTATACGTTGTTATTGGAGAACGCATTCAAAACTATTTAGTTCAATTAAAAATATCTCAAAAAGAGTTTGCTGAGCAAATTAATGTATCACCTCAAGTAATGAATAAGATTATTCAAGGTAAAAAAGCAATTAATGCAATAGAAATTCAACAAATTGCGAATGCTCTTTCCATTTCAACAAATGACCTTGTTGGCGAGGTGCAGCCGAATGAGCCGATTACAGATCCTGTACTCTTCATGGTGGGCAAAACAGAAAACGAGCAAACAAAAGAAAAGTTACGTTTTTTAGACCATGTAATGGATCAAATGCTTCGTATCGAAGAAATTGCGAAGTAA
- a CDS encoding ImmA/IrrE family metallo-endopeptidase, which yields MNELTIEDIKLLDQRVNEQLGRLQLTNQIVREQVFRILQNETTFMQYPIEDDELCAFVCQKQGRLFSYINSYIPHDKQIFAAAHELYHIWYEEQRLNEVEVLMNQTLEEEPAERSEKMANRFAAMFLVPELVLRQQLSALQIDRETIALKDIVKLIPIFQVPYKTVVLRLFEIGFIREKQCQQFLTIPDRDATQGVVYQMKISQLPLDSQQRSNIIMLDGYIEHVVEAYNDEKISYTELREYLALANQTPGDFGYPEMTADDFAMLLEDCDD from the coding sequence ATGAACGAATTAACAATAGAGGATATTAAGCTTCTTGACCAACGTGTGAATGAACAACTGGGTCGATTACAATTAACAAACCAAATTGTAAGGGAACAAGTTTTTCGTATTTTGCAAAATGAAACAACGTTTATGCAATATCCAATCGAAGACGATGAGCTGTGTGCATTTGTTTGTCAAAAGCAAGGGCGCCTCTTTTCTTATATTAATAGCTATATACCGCATGATAAGCAAATTTTCGCAGCAGCACATGAGCTGTACCATATTTGGTATGAAGAACAACGACTAAATGAAGTCGAAGTCTTAATGAATCAAACGCTTGAAGAAGAGCCAGCAGAGCGAAGTGAGAAAATGGCGAATCGCTTTGCAGCCATGTTTCTTGTACCGGAGCTTGTGTTACGCCAGCAATTAAGTGCCTTGCAAATTGACCGTGAAACAATCGCCTTAAAGGATATTGTGAAGTTAATCCCTATCTTCCAAGTTCCTTATAAAACGGTCGTCCTGCGTCTTTTTGAAATTGGATTCATTCGTGAAAAACAGTGCCAGCAATTTTTAACGATTCCAGACCGTGATGCGACGCAAGGTGTGGTGTATCAAATGAAGATTTCTCAACTGCCATTAGATTCACAGCAACGCTCAAATATCATTATGCTCGATGGCTATATTGAACATGTGGTTGAAGCGTATAATGATGAAAAAATCTCCTATACGGAGTTAAGAGAGTATTTAGCATTAGCGAATCAAACGCCAGGTGATTTTGGCTATCCAGAAATGACAGCAGATGATTTTGCGATGTTATTAGAGGACTGCGATGATTAA
- a CDS encoding AbrB/MazE/SpoVT family DNA-binding domain-containing protein, producing MNNELIKSKTIKVSAQRHLVIPKEYYDTLNIGEEVTIELHEGQLVIKPVFKVDEDFAENLLEELIAAGFNGEELVAKFKEVKQQVLNGEKPYL from the coding sequence ATGAATAATGAACTAATTAAAAGTAAAACCATCAAAGTTTCGGCGCAGCGTCATTTAGTGATCCCGAAAGAATACTATGACACGCTAAATATTGGTGAGGAAGTAACAATTGAATTACATGAGGGTCAGTTAGTGATTAAACCGGTTTTCAAAGTGGATGAAGACTTTGCGGAGAACTTATTAGAAGAACTAATCGCAGCTGGTTTTAATGGCGAAGAACTGGTAGCCAAGTTTAAAGAAGTAAAGCAGCAGGTACTGAACGGTGAGAAACCGTATTTATAA
- a CDS encoding tyrosine-type recombinase/integrase: MLGAENPKIIRLNTLATNQKVNASIEAVLEQKKKMYQPDFDQFVRFCEEEGRELNFDALEKYLHHSITEQRVKYSTFNRRAAGVQFFLKDVLGLKQTEDEKKRIQIIRQLYNTEEYLRLKPMRGVRAEKQDEVLALINKYDTSKRADIRKRAICFVNLITANRPSEMVRLKVSDFDLENKTVWVMLKKQGDMKEKRLTLDCVLAVKKYIETSGLAPDDYFVGAADKWGNYKNRMITERSYNRLIHDWLGFAPYTLRKTQITHMHRKKADLATIAKQSGHKSLQTITQHYLEVDNADVEEYL, translated from the coding sequence ATGTTAGGAGCAGAAAATCCGAAAATCATTCGGTTGAACACCTTAGCCACGAATCAGAAGGTCAATGCATCGATTGAAGCGGTACTTGAGCAAAAAAAGAAGATGTATCAGCCCGACTTTGATCAATTCGTTCGTTTTTGTGAGGAAGAAGGACGTGAGCTTAATTTTGACGCACTTGAAAAATATTTACATCATTCTATCACCGAGCAACGTGTGAAGTATTCGACCTTTAATCGTCGTGCAGCTGGGGTACAGTTCTTCCTTAAAGATGTACTGGGCTTAAAGCAAACAGAGGATGAAAAGAAACGAATACAGATTATCCGTCAGTTATACAATACAGAGGAATACCTACGCCTGAAGCCGATGCGTGGTGTGCGAGCAGAGAAACAGGACGAGGTACTTGCCCTTATTAATAAGTACGATACAAGTAAGCGAGCAGATATCCGCAAGCGTGCCATTTGCTTTGTGAATCTCATTACGGCCAATCGTCCATCAGAAATGGTACGACTAAAGGTCAGTGATTTTGATTTAGAGAATAAGACAGTATGGGTCATGTTAAAAAAGCAGGGCGATATGAAGGAGAAACGGCTAACGCTAGACTGTGTGCTTGCGGTGAAAAAATACATTGAAACATCAGGGCTAGCACCAGATGATTACTTCGTGGGGGCAGCAGATAAGTGGGGCAATTATAAAAATCGTATGATCACCGAACGCAGCTACAACCGGCTCATTCATGATTGGCTAGGCTTTGCACCTTACACGCTACGCAAAACGCAAATTACCCATATGCACCGAAAAAAAGCAGACTTAGCCACAATCGCCAAGCAATCGGGGCATAAGTCGCTACAAACAATCACCCAACATTATTTAGAAGTGGATAATGCGGATGTGGAGGAGTATTTGTGA
- a CDS encoding DUF2326 domain-containing protein, with product MVKLYINYIGTLPIKGKADVTLRRGLNVVFAEKVIVDEDDGPRNSLGKSTFIRLIDYGLGSTNFFQKKQTRARQKLNNHYLLMEITINETNFTLCRNLINNDENFIYKGWVKERLTKNDSVSYIRGPSLEDYKEFIEESLLQKENYINDEKIISLRGYLPLLIRNQLDGFSNIYQPLGMSEGQPFSRLRTEFFSGLSTHKKLVLEQQFNKAEEKRKQASQDLNTLTRYLKKKELTINFEEHLLNYESEFETLSNEIKLIKERLLTRNNEESLIRKQLDLIEINISKLNSDIDFNESRILNYQATINDIYKELDSLNLFITAENFFKELNSKKCPTCLQDFDLNNMTQEKYEEKSTASLLIKEILSNEISDLTTAIDDLRTSIHYDKVNLIAENRNRLTLLEKLNTYTKDLVLELDTKENILNTLKQQHADVLYLKSIQEDIKDYSNNMKSHVKTKQTIKEKIDNANLEIEDNKSKLKIIYDNVVRHLYNNTRQGILKFSPKANNIEVDVAYLDSENNIDSGAAAQNVKVIAFDLALLELSLTNSTYHPRFLIHDSPNVNDIDLDVYYRIFTYILKLEESELQNKGIVDFQYIITTIYKPEEVLEQHIILQLESGNEGGKLFGFTF from the coding sequence ATGGTTAAATTATACATAAATTATATTGGTACACTACCTATAAAAGGTAAAGCTGATGTTACATTACGCAGAGGACTAAATGTTGTTTTTGCAGAGAAAGTAATAGTCGATGAAGATGATGGCCCTCGTAACAGTTTAGGTAAATCAACTTTTATTCGACTAATTGATTATGGATTAGGTAGTACTAATTTCTTTCAAAAGAAGCAAACTAGAGCTCGACAAAAACTAAATAATCATTATTTATTGATGGAAATAACTATAAATGAAACTAATTTCACTCTATGCCGAAATCTAATAAATAATGATGAAAACTTTATTTATAAGGGTTGGGTAAAGGAGAGACTTACTAAAAATGATAGTGTCTCATATATAAGAGGCCCTTCCTTGGAGGATTACAAAGAATTCATTGAAGAATCTTTGCTTCAAAAAGAAAATTATATTAATGATGAAAAAATTATTTCTTTAAGAGGCTATCTACCTTTATTAATAAGAAATCAACTAGATGGTTTTTCTAATATCTATCAACCTTTAGGTATGAGCGAAGGGCAACCATTTTCTAGACTCCGTACTGAATTTTTTTCAGGTTTAAGCACACATAAAAAACTAGTCTTAGAACAACAATTTAATAAAGCTGAAGAAAAAAGAAAACAAGCGTCTCAAGATTTAAATACTTTAACTAGATATTTAAAAAAGAAAGAATTGACGATAAATTTTGAAGAACATCTCTTAAACTATGAAAGTGAATTTGAAACTCTTTCTAACGAAATAAAGTTAATTAAAGAGCGACTATTAACCCGAAACAATGAAGAAAGTTTAATTCGAAAACAGCTCGATTTAATTGAAATTAATATATCCAAACTAAACTCTGATATCGATTTTAATGAATCTAGAATATTAAATTATCAAGCCACAATCAATGATATTTATAAAGAATTAGACTCATTAAACCTATTCATAACAGCTGAAAATTTTTTTAAAGAACTTAATTCTAAAAAATGTCCTACATGTTTACAAGATTTTGATTTAAATAATATGACACAAGAGAAATATGAAGAAAAATCCACTGCATCTTTATTGATTAAAGAAATCTTAAGTAATGAAATTAGTGACTTGACTACTGCAATAGATGATTTAAGAACTAGTATTCATTATGACAAAGTTAATTTGATAGCAGAAAATCGCAATAGATTAACCCTTCTAGAAAAATTAAATACATATACAAAAGATTTAGTTTTAGAACTAGATACCAAAGAAAACATTTTAAACACTCTAAAACAACAGCATGCTGATGTACTGTATTTGAAAAGTATCCAAGAAGATATAAAAGATTATAGTAATAATATGAAGTCACATGTAAAAACTAAACAAACAATAAAAGAAAAAATAGATAATGCTAACTTAGAAATTGAAGATAACAAGTCAAAATTAAAAATAATATATGATAATGTTGTTAGACACTTATATAACAACACCCGCCAAGGTATTCTTAAATTTAGTCCTAAAGCCAATAATATTGAAGTTGATGTAGCGTACTTAGATTCTGAAAATAATATTGATAGTGGCGCAGCTGCACAAAACGTTAAGGTTATTGCCTTTGATTTAGCTTTATTAGAATTAAGCCTTACTAATTCAACATATCACCCAAGATTTTTAATACATGACTCTCCAAACGTAAATGACATAGATTTAGATGTATATTATAGAATCTTCACGTATATTCTCAAACTTGAAGAATCTGAATTACAAAACAAAGGCATTGTAGATTTCCAATATATTATCACTACAATTTATAAACCTGAAGAAGTGCTTGAACAGCACATTATTTTACAATTAGAAAGTGGAAATGAAGGAGGAAAATTATTTGGATTCACTTTTTAA
- a CDS encoding helix-turn-helix transcriptional regulator → MDFKHTATVILEWMQENQVSKTKMADMVGISEGLLRAILKGDRRITSDRLTKFAEVTNIPRATLLGLSEKELFAGYSVIPRGGTELSVANKHQIQQVAMLLNAYETFK, encoded by the coding sequence ATGGATTTCAAACATACAGCAACAGTGATTCTTGAATGGATGCAGGAAAATCAAGTGTCTAAGACGAAAATGGCGGACATGGTTGGGATTAGTGAAGGGTTACTGCGTGCTATTTTAAAGGGCGATCGTCGGATTACGTCAGATCGTTTAACGAAATTTGCAGAAGTAACAAACATCCCTCGTGCCACACTTTTAGGCTTATCTGAAAAGGAACTGTTTGCGGGCTATAGTGTCATTCCACGTGGTGGAACGGAGTTGTCGGTGGCAAATAAGCACCAAATTCAACAGGTCGCGATGCTGTTAAACGCATACGAAACCTTTAAATAA